The Nitrospira sp. genome includes the window CAGCGGCGCGGGGGAAGCGTTGCGCGACGAGCGCGTGAAGGTCTTCAAACGGATGCGGCCGCTCACCGGGCAGACCCTGGTGCGCGGCCAGTTTCGCGGCTACCGCGCCGAGCCAGGGGTGGCGCCTGATTCTCAAGTCGAAACCTTCGCGTCCCTGCAAGTGCATCTCGATTCGTGGCGCTGGGAAGGGGTGCCCTTCTTTGTCCGAGCCGGCAAACAGCTGCCGGTCACCGCTACGGAGGTCATCGTGACGCTGAAACGTCCGCCGCAGAACGTCTTTGGTGAGACGCTCAACGGGCCGCGCAATTACGTTCGCTTCCGGCTCGGCCCCGATCGGGTGGCGGTGGCGATCGGCGCGCGCGCCAAAATCCCCGGCGACAAGATGCTCGGAGATGAAACCGAACTCTTTGTCTCCCACCAGCGAGGCGACGAGCGGGAGGCCTACGAACGGCTGATCGGAGACGCGATGGTCGGTGATCCGTCCCTGTTCGCGCGCCAGGACGGCGTCGAGGCCAGTTGGCGCGTGGTGGATCCGATCCTGAGGATGCCCACGCCGGTCTATGAATACGACCCAGGCACCTGGGGACCGTATGAATCGCACGCCCTGATCGCGCCGTTTGGCGGGTGGCAGAGCCCGAAAGAGCACGTATGACCATTTCCCGATCGAACCAGGCGGTCGCGGTGATCGCGCGATGTCTGAAAACAAGAGAGCGAAGATTATGAAGGTCTTGGTCGTGGATGTCGGCGGGACAAGCGTCAAGATACTGGCGTCCAGACAGCGGACCGTGCGGAAGTTTCGTTCGGGACCGGAGTTGACGGCAGCGCAGATGGTGGCAGGTGTGGTGAAAGCGGCGAAGGGCTGGAGGTTCGACGCGGTCTCGATCGGATACCCGGGACCCGTGAACGGAGGGGCGCTCCTGGAGGAGCCGAAGAACCTGGGCGCCGGGTGGGTCGGATTCGATTTTGAGAAGGCCTTGGGATGTCCCGTCAAGGTGATCAACGATGCGGCCATGCAGGCTCTAGGCAGTTATGAGGGAGGCAGGATGCTTTTCCTCGGCCTGGGCACGGGACTGGGGTCGGCGCTGATTGCCGACCAGGTGATCATGCCGATGGAGCTCGCCCATTTACCGTACAAGAAAGGCAGAACCTTCGAGGACTATGTGGGGCTCCGTGGACTCGAGCGACTCGGCAAGAAGAAATGGTGGCGGGCGGTTGACGATGTCGTCAGCCGGTTGCGCGCGGCGCTGGTGGCCGACTATGTCGTGCTGGGCGGAGGCAATGCGAAACACCTGGCGTCACTCCCGGACGGCGCCCGTCTCGGCGACAATGCCCATGCGTTCACCGGCGGGCGGCGACTGTGGGAGGAGAGAGGGACATGAAGGCGAAGACACCGCGACAGGGAACGGCGAAGAAGACGAAGGCACAACGGGTTGTCTTTCTGCTCGATGTCGACAATACGCTGCTCGACAACGATCGAGTGGCCGCCGATCTTCGGCGGTATCTCAAACAGGAAGTCGGATCTGCGTGCGAGCGGCATTACTGGACGATTTTCGAGCAACTGCGTGCGGAACTCGGCTATGCCGACTACCTCGGGGCTCTGCAGCGGTACCGGATCGAGCATGTCCACGATCACAACCTGTTGGCGATTTCGTCGTACCTGGTGAACTATCCCTTTGCGAACCGGCTCTATCCGAACTCGCTGGACGTGGTGGAACGGTGCAGAGAATGGGGAACGCCCGTCATTCTGTCCGACGGAGATGTGGTGTTCCAGCCGCGCAAGGTCGAGCGTTCGGGGCTGTTCGAAGCGGTCGAGGGCCACGTCTTGATCTACATCCATAAAGAACACGAGCTGGATGCGGTCGAGCGCCGCTATCCCGCCGATCATTATGTGCTGGTGGACGACAAGCTCCGTATCCTAACAGCAGTCAAGCAAGCCTGGGGACCACGGGTGACGACCGTATTCCCATGCCAGGGACATTATGCCAGCGATCCGGCCATCCTTGCGGCGTTTCCCTCGGCAGACATCAGTCTGGGCCGCATCGGGGATCTGCTTGAATACGATCTGTGTGAGTTAGTCTCCGCCGGTCAGCATTATAAGAATAAACCCATGAGGAAGAAGGCAAGCGTGCAAAGAATCCTTACCCGCAGAACCAACGCACGTCGAGCCATCATGAAGAGGGCTCGACACTGAGACACGTTTCTGCAATGCAAATAGTTCATTGGCGACACAAGCGCGGCGGATAGGCCGGCGCAGAAGGAGCGAGACTCATGCAATTGGGAATGATCGGCCTCGGGAAAATGGGGGCCAATATGGTTCGGCGGTTGATGCGGGGTGGCCATCAGTGCGTCGTGTTCGACGTGAATCCGGAGCATGTCCAGCGGCTCGTGGCTGAAGGCGCCGTCGGGGCTGCTTCCCTGGACGATCTGGTCAGCCGATTGACCGCGCCGCGAGCGGTGTGGGTGATGGTGCCGGCGGGAGAGGCCACTGAAACGACCGTGCAGGCTCTTGGCCAACGGCTTGAGCCGAACGACATCGTCATCGACGGAGGAAACTCCTACTTCAAAGACGATGTCCGGCGCGCCACGTCTCTTAAGAACCGGAGCATCCACTATGTCGACGCCGGCACGAGCGGTGGAACATGGGGATTGGACCGAGGCTATTGCCTGATGATCGGCGGGCCGAAACCGGCCGTGGAACATCTCGATCCAATCTTCCGCACGCTGGCCCCCGGCCGGGGCGATCTTCCACGTACTCCAGGTCGGAGCACGGTTACGGGTACGGCGGAGGAAGGGTATTTGTACTGCGGCCCCTCTGGCGCCGGGCATTTCGTCAAGATGGTGCATAACGGGATTGAGTACGGCCTGATGCAGGCCTATGCCGAAGGCTTCGATATCTTTCGTCATGCTAATTCGGAGAACCTTCCTCAGGACATGCGGTATGACTTGAATCTGCCCGACATTGCCGAAGTCTGGCGGCGGGGCAGCGTGGTGGGATCGTGGCTGCTGGATTTGACCGCGGCGGCGCTGGCGGAGAACCCAGACCTCTCGAATTTTACCGGCGCGGTTGAAGATTCCGGTGAAGGACGTTGGACTGTCATGGCGGCCATCGAAGAGGGGGTCCGAGCGGATGTCCTCTCCGCGTCGTTGTATACGAGATTCCGTTCGCGCCAAGACCATTCGTTTGCCGAGAAGGTGCTCTCCGCGATGCGCTACCAATTCGGCGGCCATGTCGAACGGCCGCGACAGTAAAGAGGAATGGCCCACGCGATTTCGCCGGCAGGCGGCCATATTGTTCTTGCGAAGGAGTGACTCATGAAAGCGATTGCCGTGATTCCCGGGCAGGCCAACAGTGTGCATCTGGCCGATATTCCCAATCCACGCCTCACCGATATTCCTGATGGGCGCGGGGTCCTGGTGAAAGTGTTGCGTGTCGGCGTCGATGGGACAGACAAGGACATCAATGCGGCCGAGTATGGCGCAGCGCCTCCGGGCGAACAGATTCTGGTCATTGGCCACGAAAGTTTCGGCGTCGTCGAGGCGGTTGGTTCGAACGTGATGGATCTGGCGCCGGGCGATTTTGTCGTGGCGACGGTGCGCCGTCCCGGCACCAGCCTGTACGACCAGATCGGAACCTACGATATGACGACGGATGACCAGTATTTCGAACGCGGCATCAATCTACGCCATGGGTTCCTGACGGAATATTATGTGGACGATGCGGAGTATATCGTCAAGGTTCCGCCGGGGTTGAAGGGAGAGGGTGTTCTGCTCGAACCGACCAGCGTTATTGAAAAAGGGATCGCCCAGGCCTTTGAGATACAGCGACGGCTGCGTGTTTGGCGACCGAAGCGGGCGGCGGTACTGGGAGCGGGGCCCATCGGACTACTGGCCACCATGGCGCTGCGCTTGAAAGGCATCCAGGTCTGCACATTCGCGCTCTCGAAACCGCCTTATTTGAACTCCGATCTCGTCAAAGAAATTGGCGGCTGCTATCACAGTACGAAGGATCTTTCCCTCTCAGCGGCCGCACACGACCATGGACCCTACGATCTCATTTTCGAAGCCACCGGTGTGGCATCGCTAGTTTTTGAGGCGATGAACATTCTCGGGAAAAACGGTGTCTTGGTGTTATCGGGGGTATCGGGAGGGGGACGGTCCGTCGAGGTACCGGGGGATCGCATCAATCTCGGATTTGTTCTGGGCAACAAAGTGGTCGTGGGAACGGTGAATGCCAATCGCGAATACTTTGAAATGGGAGTCAAAGATTTGGCCCATGCGCAGCTGCAGTGGCCTGGTTGGCCAGCGAAGCTCTTGACCCATCCCATCCAAGGGCTGGATCGATATCAGGACATGATGCGCACCCTGACGGACACGAAAGGCGCCATTAAGGTGTTCGTGAATGTGGCTCCGTTTCCCAATTGAGTGGCGAGGCCGGCGCTGGTCTCAAGCGGCGCCCCTGAAGCGACAGCCCGCATTCTCCATGCTTTTCCTGCATCTTGCTACAGAGGGAACGAACCACGTCATCCAAGCCTATGAAGTCCATGTCGAAAAAACGCATCTCGCCCAACGCTGCTCCGCAGCCCATCACAACGCGGAAGGATCCACAGCCGCCTCAGACATCCGCTAAGGCACGTTCCAAGGCAAAGGGGAAGACAGCCCCGCGCGCAACATCGTTCGCTTCGATTAGTGAAGAGCAGCGGTTGGAGGAATCCCGATTGCGGACCGTATATTGGAAGCGGTGGGGGCCGTACCTGAGCGAGCGGCAATGGGGCACCGTCCGTGAAGATTATAGTCCTGACGGCACTGCCTGGGAGTTTTTCCCGCACGATCATGCCCGTTCTCGGGTGTATCGGTGGGGAGAAGACGGCCTCGGAGGCATTTCCGACCGCCACCAAAAAATCTGCCTGGCTTTCGCCCTTTGGAATGGCCGTGATCCCATTTTGAAAGAACGTCTGTTCGGCCTCACTGGCAACGAAGGCAACCATGGGGAAGATGTCAAGGAAGCGTATTTTTATCTCGATTCCACGCCGACGCATTCCTACATGAAGTTTCTCTATAAATATCCGCAAACTGAATTCCCTTACGCCAAGCTCGTCGAAGAAAACCGGCGGCGCGGGAAACAGGATCGGGAATATGAACTCCGTGATACCGGTGTGTTCGACGACAATCGCTACTTCGATGTCTTTATCGAATATGCCAAGGCCTCCCATGAGGATATCCTGATTCTCATCACCGTCCACAATCGAGGACCGGAGGCGGCCGATCTGCACCTGCTCCCCACCCTCTGGTTCCGCAACACCTGGTCGTGGGGAGACCAGTCCTACCGTCCCATACTCAAACGGGACAACGCCTTAGGCGATGCCATGGTGATCAACGTAGATCATGAGCAATATGGTCCTCGCTGGCTGTTGTGCGATGCCACTCCTGAACTGTTGTTTGCGGAAAATGAAACCAACGTGCAGCGCTTATGGGGCATGGCGAATGCCACGCCGTACGTGAAAGACGCGTTTCACGACTATGTCATCCATGGCAAGGCGGACGCCGTCAACCCTCAGGGTGTCGGGACCAAGGCGGCCGCGCATTATCATGCCCTAATTCCTCCGGGAGAACAGGCGACCTATCGACTGCGGTTGACGAACAAGCCACCGACCGACGGGATGCAGGGAGAAGAATTCGACAGGATCTTTGCTGCGAGAAAACAGGAAGCCGACGAATTCTATGCCGCCCGGGCGCCTCATAGCCTGTCGAAGGACGGTTGCAATATTCAGCGGCAGGCCTTTGCAGGTCTTCTATGGAGCAAGCAATTTTATCATTACGACGTGCGGACATGGCTGCGCGGCGATCCGGCCGGCCCGATTCCTCCCGAGGGACATCGTCAGGGACGAAACCGTGAGTGGCAACATTTGCATAACGAAGACATCCTCTCCATGCCGGACAAATGGGAATATCCCTGGTATGCCGCCTGGGATTTGGCCTTTCATTGCATTCCTCTGGCCCTTGTCGATCCTGATTTTGCCAAGGAACAGCTCGTCCTCCTTTTGCGCGAATGGTACATGCATCCCAACGGGCAAATTCCCGCCTATGAATGGGCCTTCGGCGATGTGAATCCTCCCGTCCATGCCTGGGCTGCCTGGCGCGTGTACAAGATCGAAAAACGCCTCCGCGGCAAGGGCGATCGCACCTTTTTGGCCCGGGTGTTTCAAAAGCTCTTGTTGAACTTCACCTGGTGGGTCAATCGCAAGGATGCGGAAGGCCGGAATATTTTCCAAGGCGGGTTCTTAGGCTTCGACAACATCGGCCTCTTCGATCGTTCCGCGCCATTGCCTATGGGCGGGCATATCGATCAGTCGGACGGCACGAGTTGGATGGGGATGTATTGCCTGAACATGCTTGCCATCGCGCTGGAGCTGGGGCAAGAAGATCAGGCCTATGCCGATATGGCCAGCAAATTCCTGGAGCATTTCGTGCACATCTCGCACGCCATCAACCATCGTGGCGAGGATGGGTTGTCCCTCTGGGACGAGGACGACGGATTTTACTATGACGTCCTGCATTTCCCGGATGGCCATCATCAGCAAATGAAAGTGCGGTCCATGGTCGGATTGCTCCCGCTCTTTGCCGTCGAGACTCTGGAGCCGGACGTGGTGGACGCGCTGCCGGATTTCAAGCGGCGGATGATGTGGTTTATCGAGAATCAGCCGGAGTTCCGCCGCCACGTGAGCACCACCACGTTACCGGACGGGTCAGTGCGCCGGATGTTGTCCATCGTCGATCCGGAGCGACTCCCACGAGTGTTGCGGTACCTCTTGGATGAAGGAGAGTTTCTTTCCCCCTACGGGGTTCGCGCCCTCTCCAAATATCATCGCGACCATCCCTACCGGCTTCACATTGATGGAACCGAGCACCGCATCGACTATGAACCGGCGGAATCGACGACGGGCCTCTTCGGAGGGAATTCGAATTGGCGAGGGCCCATCTGGTTCCCCGTGAATTATCTGTTGATCGAGTCGCTCCAGAAGTTCCATCATTTTCTCGGCGACTCGTTCACGGTCGATTGCCCGACGGACTCGGGACAATCCCGCACCTTGTGGCAAGTGGCTGCGGAACTGTCCCGGCGCCTGAACCATATTTTCCTCCGTGATGGCACCGGTCAACGACCGGTGGATGGAGGGCTTGACATGCTTCGCCATGACCCCTACTGGCGCGACCTCATCCAATTCCATGAATACTTTCATGGGGAGACCGGCGCAGGACTGGGAGCCAGTCATCAAACCGGGTGGACGGGGTTGGTCGCCAAATTGCTCGAACAATCGGGAGAATAATGGAAGACCGCCTGACGGCGCCCAGCCCTGTGCGCTCACTGAGGGGCGCGTCATGGGGCCAGCGCTGGAACGGTGCGAGAAGCGGAATGCGGGACGCGCTTAGACGCCACTGGCCGGAATATCTTATGGAAGCAGCCGGGCTGGGACTGTTCATGCTGTCTGCCGTCGTGTTTGCGACCGTGATGGAGCATCCTTCGTCGCCTGTTCGGGCCGCCATCGATAATCCGTTGTATCGCCGCATTCCCATGGGCCTGGCGATGGGGCTCACGGCTATCGGCATTATCTACTCGCCGTGGGGCAAGCGGTCTGGCGCGCACATCAATCCGGCAGTCACACTGACATTTTATCGATTGGGAAAGATGACGCGGTGGGACGCCATCTTGTATGTCCTGGCTCAGTGTGCGGGCGGCCTCGTGGGCGTGGGACTGCCCGCATTGTTTATCGGCAACTACATGGCGCACCCTTCCGTGAATTACGTCGTCACCGTCCCGGGGGACAGTGGAGTGGTTGTCGCCTTCATGGCGGAACTTGCGATCGCCTTTATCCTCATGGTTGTCCTATTGATAGCCATGAATCACGATCGTTTGGCTCCCTTGACGGGACTCTTTGCCGGCCTATTAGTGGCGGCCTACGTCATCGTCGAAGCCCCCTTCTCGGGGTTTGGCATGAATCCGGCGAGAACGTTCGCGTCAGCGCTGCCGGCGTGGCAATGGACCGGATTTTGGCTGTACATGATTGCGCCCCCCGCGGGCATGCTTCTGGCCGCGGAGTTGTATGTGCGGATCAAGGGGCTTGGCGCAGTGATCTGCGCCAAGCTGCACCACAGCCATGCCACGCGATGCATTTTCCACTGTGGCTATACGGCGGTCCTGACGTGAAGGTACGAGATACAGTCCAGTGAGGTGTGTCTATGTCGAGCGACCATCATTATGACGTCATCATCATTGGCACGGGCGCAGGCGGCGGGACGCTGGCCCATCATATGGCCTTCTCCGGCAAACGTATCCTGCTTCTAGA containing:
- the gnd gene encoding decarboxylating 6-phosphogluconate dehydrogenase → MQLGMIGLGKMGANMVRRLMRGGHQCVVFDVNPEHVQRLVAEGAVGAASLDDLVSRLTAPRAVWVMVPAGEATETTVQALGQRLEPNDIVIDGGNSYFKDDVRRATSLKNRSIHYVDAGTSGGTWGLDRGYCLMIGGPKPAVEHLDPIFRTLAPGRGDLPRTPGRSTVTGTAEEGYLYCGPSGAGHFVKMVHNGIEYGLMQAYAEGFDIFRHANSENLPQDMRYDLNLPDIAEVWRRGSVVGSWLLDLTAAALAENPDLSNFTGAVEDSGEGRWTVMAAIEEGVRADVLSASLYTRFRSRQDHSFAEKVLSAMRYQFGGHVERPRQ
- a CDS encoding ROK family protein — protein: MKVLVVDVGGTSVKILASRQRTVRKFRSGPELTAAQMVAGVVKAAKGWRFDAVSIGYPGPVNGGALLEEPKNLGAGWVGFDFEKALGCPVKVINDAAMQALGSYEGGRMLFLGLGTGLGSALIADQVIMPMELAHLPYKKGRTFEDYVGLRGLERLGKKKWWRAVDDVVSRLRAALVADYVVLGGGNAKHLASLPDGARLGDNAHAFTGGRRLWEERGT
- a CDS encoding glucose 1-dehydrogenase, coding for MKAIAVIPGQANSVHLADIPNPRLTDIPDGRGVLVKVLRVGVDGTDKDINAAEYGAAPPGEQILVIGHESFGVVEAVGSNVMDLAPGDFVVATVRRPGTSLYDQIGTYDMTTDDQYFERGINLRHGFLTEYYVDDAEYIVKVPPGLKGEGVLLEPTSVIEKGIAQAFEIQRRLRVWRPKRAAVLGAGPIGLLATMALRLKGIQVCTFALSKPPYLNSDLVKEIGGCYHSTKDLSLSAAAHDHGPYDLIFEATGVASLVFEAMNILGKNGVLVLSGVSGGGRSVEVPGDRINLGFVLGNKVVVGTVNANREYFEMGVKDLAHAQLQWPGWPAKLLTHPIQGLDRYQDMMRTLTDTKGAIKVFVNVAPFPN
- a CDS encoding HAD family hydrolase, with the translated sequence MKAKTPRQGTAKKTKAQRVVFLLDVDNTLLDNDRVAADLRRYLKQEVGSACERHYWTIFEQLRAELGYADYLGALQRYRIEHVHDHNLLAISSYLVNYPFANRLYPNSLDVVERCREWGTPVILSDGDVVFQPRKVERSGLFEAVEGHVLIYIHKEHELDAVERRYPADHYVLVDDKLRILTAVKQAWGPRVTTVFPCQGHYASDPAILAAFPSADISLGRIGDLLEYDLCELVSAGQHYKNKPMRKKASVQRILTRRTNARRAIMKRARH
- a CDS encoding glucosidase yields the protein MRTVYWKRWGPYLSERQWGTVREDYSPDGTAWEFFPHDHARSRVYRWGEDGLGGISDRHQKICLAFALWNGRDPILKERLFGLTGNEGNHGEDVKEAYFYLDSTPTHSYMKFLYKYPQTEFPYAKLVEENRRRGKQDREYELRDTGVFDDNRYFDVFIEYAKASHEDILILITVHNRGPEAADLHLLPTLWFRNTWSWGDQSYRPILKRDNALGDAMVINVDHEQYGPRWLLCDATPELLFAENETNVQRLWGMANATPYVKDAFHDYVIHGKADAVNPQGVGTKAAAHYHALIPPGEQATYRLRLTNKPPTDGMQGEEFDRIFAARKQEADEFYAARAPHSLSKDGCNIQRQAFAGLLWSKQFYHYDVRTWLRGDPAGPIPPEGHRQGRNREWQHLHNEDILSMPDKWEYPWYAAWDLAFHCIPLALVDPDFAKEQLVLLLREWYMHPNGQIPAYEWAFGDVNPPVHAWAAWRVYKIEKRLRGKGDRTFLARVFQKLLLNFTWWVNRKDAEGRNIFQGGFLGFDNIGLFDRSAPLPMGGHIDQSDGTSWMGMYCLNMLAIALELGQEDQAYADMASKFLEHFVHISHAINHRGEDGLSLWDEDDGFYYDVLHFPDGHHQQMKVRSMVGLLPLFAVETLEPDVVDALPDFKRRMMWFIENQPEFRRHVSTTTLPDGSVRRMLSIVDPERLPRVLRYLLDEGEFLSPYGVRALSKYHRDHPYRLHIDGTEHRIDYEPAESTTGLFGGNSNWRGPIWFPVNYLLIESLQKFHHFLGDSFTVDCPTDSGQSRTLWQVAAELSRRLNHIFLRDGTGQRPVDGGLDMLRHDPYWRDLIQFHEYFHGETGAGLGASHQTGWTGLVAKLLEQSGE
- a CDS encoding aquaporin, which gives rise to MEAAGLGLFMLSAVVFATVMEHPSSPVRAAIDNPLYRRIPMGLAMGLTAIGIIYSPWGKRSGAHINPAVTLTFYRLGKMTRWDAILYVLAQCAGGLVGVGLPALFIGNYMAHPSVNYVVTVPGDSGVVVAFMAELAIAFILMVVLLIAMNHDRLAPLTGLFAGLLVAAYVIVEAPFSGFGMNPARTFASALPAWQWTGFWLYMIAPPAGMLLAAELYVRIKGLGAVICAKLHHSHATRCIFHCGYTAVLT